A stretch of the Mesorhizobium huakuii genome encodes the following:
- a CDS encoding carbohydrate ABC transporter permease, producing the protein MAGANERTERNAMNGSAAAEGLASSLSQSDLDKRMRRRGEESRWWWIVPTLYIIVLLLPIYWLINMSFKTNAEIVNSLTLYPHAPTLANYYTIFTEKVWYSGYINSITYVVMNMVISVSVALPAAYAFSRYRFLGDKHLFFWLLTNRMAPPAVFALPFFQLYSAFGLIDTHIAVALAHCLFNVPLAVWILEGFMSGVPKEIDETAYIDGYSFPRFFVKIFMPLIASGIGVACFFCFMFSWVELLIARTLTTTDAKPIAATMTRTVSASGMDWGLLAAAGVLTLIPGALVIWFVRNYIAKGFALGRV; encoded by the coding sequence ATGGCTGGCGCCAATGAACGAACCGAGCGCAATGCGATGAACGGGTCCGCCGCCGCGGAAGGCCTGGCCAGTTCGCTGTCGCAGAGCGACCTCGACAAGCGCATGCGCCGGCGCGGCGAGGAATCGCGCTGGTGGTGGATCGTGCCGACGCTCTACATCATTGTCCTTCTGCTGCCGATCTACTGGCTCATCAATATGAGCTTCAAGACCAATGCGGAGATCGTCAACTCGCTGACGCTCTACCCGCATGCGCCGACGCTGGCCAACTACTATACGATCTTCACCGAGAAGGTCTGGTACTCAGGCTATATCAATTCGATCACCTATGTCGTGATGAACATGGTGATTTCGGTGTCGGTGGCGCTGCCGGCGGCTTACGCCTTCTCGCGCTACCGCTTCCTTGGCGACAAGCATCTATTCTTCTGGCTGCTGACCAACCGCATGGCGCCGCCAGCGGTGTTCGCGCTGCCGTTCTTCCAGCTCTACTCGGCCTTCGGCCTGATCGACACGCACATAGCGGTGGCGCTCGCCCACTGCCTGTTCAACGTGCCGTTGGCAGTGTGGATCCTCGAAGGCTTCATGTCGGGCGTGCCGAAGGAGATCGACGAAACCGCCTATATCGACGGCTATTCGTTCCCGCGCTTCTTCGTCAAGATCTTCATGCCGCTGATCGCCAGCGGCATCGGCGTCGCCTGCTTCTTCTGCTTCATGTTCTCCTGGGTCGAGCTGTTGATCGCCCGCACGCTGACGACGACAGATGCCAAGCCGATTGCCGCCACCATGACCCGAACGGTTTCGGCGTCGGGCATGGATTGGGGACTTCTCGCCGCTGCCGGCGTCTTGACGCTGATCCCCGGCGCGCTCGTCATCTGGTTCGTGCGCAACTACATCGCCAAGGGCTTCGCCCTAGGGAGGGTATGA
- a CDS encoding ABC transporter ATP-binding protein produces the protein MLELRNVTKTVGAVAHIRDVSLTLQHGSLNVLLGPTLSGKTSLMRLMAGLDVPTSGSVWFDGQNVTGTPVQKRKIAMVYQQFINYPAMTVYENIASPLRVAGVEQAKIDSQVREAAALLKLTPYLDRTPLSLSGGQQQRTALARAIVKNASLVLLDEPLANLDYKLREELRAELPRIFAAAGTIFVYATTEPHEALLLGGNTATLSEGRITQFGPTIDVFRKPVDLVTARTFADPPLNTIVLAKKGADFLLEGGVKLPVPPELVGIADGNYTIGFQPHHLSLDRPNALAVPVRAKVTITEITGSESFIHLDFADVRWVMLTHGIRDFETDEVVEVFIDPRHIMVFDEHGRAVTAPKLAA, from the coding sequence ATGCTGGAACTGAGGAACGTCACCAAGACGGTCGGTGCGGTCGCGCACATTCGCGACGTGTCGCTGACGCTTCAGCATGGCTCGCTCAACGTTCTGCTTGGGCCGACGCTTTCTGGCAAGACCAGCCTGATGCGGCTGATGGCCGGCCTCGATGTGCCGACCTCCGGCTCGGTCTGGTTCGACGGCCAGAACGTTACCGGCACGCCGGTGCAAAAGCGCAAGATCGCCATGGTCTACCAGCAGTTCATCAACTATCCGGCGATGACCGTCTATGAGAACATCGCTTCGCCGCTCAGGGTCGCCGGCGTCGAGCAGGCCAAGATCGACAGTCAGGTGCGTGAAGCCGCGGCACTGCTCAAGCTGACACCCTATCTCGACCGCACGCCGCTCAGCCTGTCGGGCGGCCAGCAGCAGCGCACCGCGCTGGCGCGCGCGATCGTCAAGAATGCCAGTCTGGTGCTGCTCGACGAGCCGCTGGCCAATCTCGACTATAAATTGCGCGAGGAATTGCGGGCCGAACTGCCGAGGATCTTTGCCGCCGCTGGCACCATCTTCGTCTATGCCACCACCGAGCCGCATGAGGCGCTGCTGCTCGGCGGCAACACGGCAACGCTGTCGGAAGGCCGTATCACCCAGTTCGGGCCGACCATCGATGTGTTCCGCAAGCCGGTCGATCTGGTGACGGCCAGGACCTTCGCCGATCCGCCGCTCAATACCATCGTGCTGGCCAAGAAGGGCGCCGACTTCCTGCTCGAAGGCGGGGTGAAGCTGCCGGTGCCGCCCGAACTCGTCGGCATTGCCGACGGCAACTACACGATCGGCTTCCAGCCGCATCATCTGTCGCTCGACCGGCCCAACGCCTTGGCTGTGCCGGTGCGGGCCAAGGTGACCATCACCGAGATCACCGGATCGGAAAGCTTCATCCATCTCGACTTCGCCGATGTGCGCTGGGTCATGCTGACCCACGGCATCCGCGATTTCGAAACCGACGAAGTGGTCGAGGTGTTCATCGATCCGCGTCACATCATGGTCTTCGACGAGCACGGCCGCGCCGTGACCGCGCCGAAGCTGGCGGCTTGA
- a CDS encoding transglutaminase family protein has translation MRLKITHRTEYRYDAPVQYLLQRLRLLPVSGQTQTVLSWALKVEGAREEVRFTDHYGNDTRLLSVEGDHDFITVEASGEVVTRDTTGVCGPHQGFAPLWLFAQETQLTTIGSGIRDLAEAVGTGTDIERLHRLMAMIGERVAYTPGTTNATTPAEEALALKTGVCQDHSHIFAAAARAMGFPSRYISGYLMMDAVEQAASHAWAEAHVPGLGWVAFDPANGISPDERYVKVATGRDYRDASPVSGIRLGQAEERLAVTVTVEQ, from the coding sequence ATGCGACTCAAGATCACGCACCGGACCGAATATCGCTACGACGCACCGGTTCAATATCTGCTGCAGCGGCTACGGCTGCTGCCAGTGAGCGGGCAGACACAGACGGTGCTGTCCTGGGCGCTGAAGGTCGAAGGCGCGCGCGAAGAAGTGCGGTTTACCGATCACTACGGCAACGACACAAGACTGCTGAGCGTCGAGGGTGACCACGACTTCATCACAGTCGAGGCATCGGGCGAAGTGGTGACGCGCGACACAACAGGCGTTTGCGGGCCACATCAGGGCTTCGCGCCACTGTGGTTGTTCGCGCAGGAGACACAGCTGACCACCATAGGCAGCGGCATCCGTGATCTTGCCGAGGCGGTCGGTACGGGCACCGATATCGAAAGGCTGCACCGGCTGATGGCCATGATCGGCGAGCGTGTCGCCTATACGCCGGGCACCACCAATGCGACGACACCGGCCGAAGAGGCTCTGGCGTTGAAAACCGGGGTCTGCCAGGACCATAGCCATATCTTTGCCGCCGCTGCGCGCGCCATGGGATTTCCGTCGCGCTACATCAGCGGCTATCTGATGATGGATGCCGTCGAGCAGGCGGCAAGCCATGCCTGGGCTGAAGCGCATGTTCCGGGCCTCGGCTGGGTTGCCTTTGATCCCGCCAACGGTATTTCTCCCGACGAACGCTATGTGAAGGTGGCCACCGGCCGCGACTACCGCGACGCCTCTCCGGTGTCGGGAATTCGACTGGGACAGGCGGAAGAACGGCTTGCGGTCACCGTCACGGTAGAGCAGTAA
- a CDS encoding ABC transporter ATP-binding protein, with translation MARIDVNHVRHSYLPNPQKDADFALREVHHTFEDGGAYALLGPSGCGKTTLLNIISGLLHPSHGQLLFNGRDITNLSTQERNIAQVFQFPVIYDTMTVYDNLAFPLRNRGVPEADVDRKVRETLEMIDLASWARKKARGLTADQKQKISLGRGLVRSDVNAILFDEPLTVIDPHMKWVLRSQLKQLHRRFGYTMVYVTHDQTEALTFADQVVVMYDGGIVQIGTPAELFERPRHTFVGYFIGSPGMNVMPVAIDGKTATLGSQRIELPGAPKAGSGTVELGIRPEYVRLGRDGMAVSISKVEDVGRHKVVRARLEGREIAAIIGEDETVPAEPKVRFDPAGINIYANSWRVEMGA, from the coding sequence ATGGCGCGTATCGACGTCAACCATGTCAGGCATTCCTACCTGCCGAACCCGCAGAAGGATGCCGATTTCGCGCTGCGGGAAGTGCATCATACGTTCGAGGATGGCGGTGCCTATGCGCTTCTCGGTCCGTCCGGCTGCGGCAAGACCACGCTGCTCAACATCATTTCGGGACTGCTGCATCCCTCGCACGGCCAGTTGCTGTTCAACGGCAGGGACATCACCAACCTGTCGACGCAGGAACGCAACATCGCGCAGGTGTTCCAGTTCCCGGTCATCTACGACACCATGACCGTCTACGACAATCTGGCCTTCCCGCTGCGCAACCGCGGCGTGCCGGAGGCCGATGTCGACCGCAAGGTGCGCGAGACGCTGGAGATGATCGACCTGGCGTCCTGGGCCAGGAAGAAGGCGAGGGGCCTGACCGCCGACCAGAAACAGAAGATATCGCTCGGCCGCGGGCTGGTACGCTCGGATGTCAACGCCATCCTGTTCGACGAGCCGCTGACCGTCATCGACCCGCATATGAAGTGGGTGCTGCGTTCGCAGCTGAAGCAGCTTCATCGCCGCTTCGGCTACACCATGGTCTATGTCACCCACGACCAGACCGAAGCGCTCACCTTCGCCGATCAGGTCGTCGTCATGTATGACGGCGGCATCGTCCAGATCGGCACGCCGGCGGAACTGTTCGAGCGGCCGCGCCACACCTTCGTCGGCTATTTTATCGGCTCACCCGGCATGAATGTCATGCCGGTGGCGATCGACGGCAAGACGGCGACGCTCGGCTCGCAGCGGATCGAATTGCCGGGCGCGCCCAAAGCCGGCAGCGGCACCGTCGAGCTCGGCATTCGTCCCGAATATGTGCGGCTCGGCCGCGACGGAATGGCCGTTTCGATCAGCAAGGTCGAGGATGTCGGCCGCCACAAGGTGGTGCGGGCCAGACTGGAGGGCCGCGAGATCGCGGCCATCATCGGCGAGGACGAGACGGTTCCAGCAGAACCGAAGGTGCGGTTCGATCCAGCCGGCATCAACATCTATGCCAATTCCTGGCGTGTCGAGATGGGGGCATAG
- a CDS encoding peptidase has product MTYCVGLKIDRGLVFMSDTRTNAGMDSISTFKKMHVWEQPGERVIVLMSAGNLATTQAVVSLLDERTKAVTDRHEKLLETPSMYQTVRLVGDTVKEVIAQASPVGEKADSYFNASFILGGQIKGSPPRLFMIYPEGNFIRSTDDTPFFQIGETKYGKPIIIRAYERTMSLAETVKLLLVSFDSTLKSNLSVGLPLDLLFMEKDSFKVGLKKRIGQDDQYYRTISDGWSNALKSAFASLPDFPG; this is encoded by the coding sequence ATGACCTATTGCGTCGGCTTGAAGATCGATCGCGGGCTCGTGTTCATGTCGGACACGCGCACCAATGCCGGCATGGATTCGATATCGACCTTCAAGAAGATGCATGTCTGGGAACAGCCGGGTGAGCGCGTTATCGTCTTGATGTCGGCCGGCAATCTGGCGACGACGCAGGCCGTGGTCAGCCTGCTCGACGAACGCACCAAGGCGGTGACCGACCGCCACGAGAAGCTGCTCGAAACGCCATCCATGTACCAGACGGTGCGGCTGGTCGGCGACACGGTCAAAGAGGTGATCGCACAGGCATCCCCCGTCGGCGAGAAGGCCGATTCCTATTTCAACGCCTCCTTCATCCTGGGTGGGCAGATCAAGGGCAGTCCGCCGCGGCTGTTCATGATCTATCCCGAGGGCAATTTCATCAGATCGACCGACGACACGCCGTTCTTCCAGATCGGCGAGACCAAATACGGCAAGCCGATCATCATCCGCGCCTATGAGCGCACGATGAGCCTCGCCGAGACGGTGAAGCTGCTTCTGGTGTCGTTCGATTCGACGCTGAAATCGAACCTGTCGGTCGGCTTGCCGCTCGACCTGCTGTTCATGGAAAAGGACTCTTTCAAGGTCGGCCTGAAGAAGCGGATCGGCCAGGACGACCAGTACTACCGCACGATCTCCGATGGCTGGTCGAATGCGCTGAAGTCGGCTTTTGCCAGCCTGCCGGATTTCCCGGGGTAG
- the glpD gene encoding glycerol-3-phosphate dehydrogenase: MDTSSVRDIFVIGGGINGCGIARDAVGRGFSVFLAEMNDLASGTSSGSTKLIHGGLRYLEFYEFRLVREALMEREVLWKNAPHIIWPMRFVLPYARGLRPAWLIRLGLFLYDHIGGRKLLPATRTLDMASDPAGKPLKPLFKKAFEYSDGWVNDARLVALNARDAADRGATIRTRTKVIGARRENGLWTIKIENLRSGETEEVKARLLVNAAGPWVDHVLSGVVGLNDVHNVRLVQGSHIVIAKKFDDPRAYFFQNKDGRIIFAIPYEDEFTLIGTTDQDYPGDPHDVKISDTEIDYLCAAASEYFAVAVKRSDIVWTYSAVRPLYDDGASKAQEATRDYVLKADGGEGAAPIVNAFGGKITTYRRLSESMLEKIEGFLGKRGKPWTSDAPLPGGDFPATGFDAQVAKLKTAYPFLDARLARRLTRLYGTRAQVLLGLAKSNAELGRNFGGDLYEAEVRYLVENEWAVTSEDVLWRRTKRGLHLSREQVSALDEFMHGISRRHVAAAE, from the coding sequence GTGGACACGTCTTCAGTCCGGGACATTTTCGTCATAGGTGGCGGTATCAACGGTTGCGGCATCGCCCGCGATGCCGTCGGGCGCGGGTTTTCGGTTTTTCTCGCTGAGATGAACGACCTCGCCAGCGGAACCTCCTCCGGTTCGACCAAGCTCATCCATGGCGGCCTGCGCTATCTCGAATTCTACGAGTTCCGCCTGGTGCGCGAGGCGCTGATGGAGCGCGAGGTTCTGTGGAAGAACGCGCCGCACATCATCTGGCCGATGCGCTTCGTGCTGCCCTATGCCAGGGGCCTGCGCCCGGCCTGGCTGATCCGGCTCGGCCTGTTCCTGTACGACCACATTGGCGGGCGCAAATTGCTGCCGGCGACCAGGACGCTCGACATGGCAAGCGATCCCGCCGGCAAGCCTTTGAAGCCATTGTTCAAAAAGGCGTTCGAATATTCCGACGGCTGGGTCAACGATGCGCGGCTGGTGGCGCTCAACGCACGCGATGCCGCCGACCGGGGTGCAACGATCCGCACCCGCACGAAGGTGATCGGCGCACGCCGCGAAAACGGCCTCTGGACAATCAAGATCGAGAACCTGCGGAGCGGCGAGACCGAAGAGGTCAAGGCGCGGCTGCTGGTCAATGCGGCCGGGCCGTGGGTCGATCACGTGCTTTCCGGCGTCGTTGGCCTCAACGATGTGCACAATGTCCGCCTGGTGCAGGGTAGCCATATCGTCATCGCCAAGAAGTTCGACGATCCGCGCGCCTATTTCTTCCAGAACAAGGATGGCCGCATCATTTTCGCCATTCCCTATGAGGACGAGTTCACGCTGATCGGCACCACCGACCAGGATTACCCCGGCGATCCGCACGATGTGAAGATCAGCGACACCGAAATCGACTATCTCTGCGCCGCGGCCAGCGAGTATTTCGCGGTAGCCGTCAAGCGTTCCGACATTGTCTGGACCTATTCGGCGGTGCGGCCGCTTTATGACGACGGCGCCTCCAAGGCGCAGGAAGCGACGCGCGACTACGTGCTGAAGGCCGATGGCGGCGAGGGTGCTGCCCCGATCGTCAATGCCTTCGGCGGCAAGATCACCACCTATCGCCGGCTGTCGGAATCGATGCTGGAGAAGATTGAAGGCTTTCTCGGCAAGCGCGGCAAGCCGTGGACATCGGATGCGCCGCTGCCGGGTGGCGATTTCCCGGCCACCGGTTTCGACGCGCAGGTGGCGAAGCTAAAGACGGCCTATCCGTTCCTCGATGCGCGCCTCGCCCGCCGGCTGACCCGGCTTTACGGGACGCGCGCCCAGGTCCTGCTTGGCCTTGCCAAGTCGAATGCCGAGCTCGGCCGCAATTTCGGTGGCGATCTCTACGAGGCCGAAGTGCGCTATCTCGTTGAAAATGAATGGGCTGTCACATCAGAGGATGTGCTGTGGCGCCGCACCAAGCGCGGCCTGCATCTCAGCCGCGAGCAGGTCTCGGCACTTGATGAATTCATGCACGGCATAAGCCGGCGGCATGTCGCGGCCGCCGAATGA
- a CDS encoding DeoR/GlpR family DNA-binding transcription regulator, with protein MYLSPRHAEIIQMAKDHGRVLVDDLATHFNVTPQTIRKDLNDLCDQRLLSRIHGGALFPSGIENMEYEARRKIAADEKEAIGRAAARLIPDNASLFINIGTTTEAVSKALLDHNGLMVITNNINVANRMRIYPSIEVVIAGGVVRGSDGGVVGEAAVDFIRQFKVDYAVIGASAIDHDGALLDFDFREVKVAQAIIANARHVILVSDQTKFERTAPVRIGHLSQVNTFITDRCDIPSVRKICQEAEVQLIETSLG; from the coding sequence ATGTATCTGTCGCCACGCCATGCCGAGATCATCCAGATGGCCAAGGATCATGGCCGCGTGCTGGTCGACGACCTCGCCACGCATTTCAACGTGACGCCGCAGACCATTCGCAAGGACCTCAACGATCTCTGCGACCAGCGGTTGCTTTCGCGCATCCATGGCGGTGCATTGTTCCCGTCCGGTATCGAGAACATGGAGTATGAGGCCAGGCGCAAGATCGCCGCGGACGAGAAGGAAGCGATTGGCCGCGCGGCGGCCAGGTTGATCCCCGACAACGCCTCGCTATTCATCAACATCGGCACCACGACGGAAGCGGTCAGCAAGGCGTTGCTCGACCATAACGGCCTGATGGTGATCACCAATAATATCAATGTTGCCAACAGGATGCGCATTTATCCTTCGATAGAGGTGGTGATCGCCGGCGGAGTGGTTCGCGGTTCGGATGGCGGCGTCGTCGGTGAAGCGGCGGTCGACTTCATCAGGCAGTTCAAGGTCGACTACGCCGTTATCGGCGCCTCGGCCATCGATCATGACGGCGCCTTGCTCGACTTCGATTTTCGCGAGGTGAAGGTGGCGCAGGCGATCATCGCCAATGCCAGGCATGTGATTCTGGTCTCCGACCAGACCAAGTTCGAGCGCACGGCGCCGGTGCGCATCGGCCATCTGTCGCAGGTCAATACCTTCATCACCGACCGCTGCGATATTCCGTCGGTACGCAAGATCTGCCAGGAGGCAGAGGTTCAGCTGATCGAGACGTCGCTTGGGTAG
- a CDS encoding carbohydrate ABC transporter permease yields the protein MDKTWNNKAWFLVLPVLVLVAFTAVIPLMTVVNYSVQDTFGNNVFTWAGTEWFEELLSSNRFWEAMVRNLIFSFIILAIEVPLGIFIALNMPKKGWGVPVCLVLMSLPLLIPWNVVGTIWQVFGRNDIGLLGYYLNAIGIDYNYVQDPFDAWVTIIVMDVWHWTSLVVLLCYAGLVSIPDAFYQAAKIDGASRWAVFRYIQLPKMQRVLLIAVLLRFMDSFMIYTEPFVVTGGGPGNSTTFLSIDLVKTALGQFDLGPAAAMSLVYFLIILLLSWVFYTVMTNYDAER from the coding sequence ATGGACAAGACCTGGAACAACAAGGCCTGGTTCCTCGTGCTGCCGGTGCTGGTGCTGGTGGCCTTCACTGCCGTCATCCCGCTGATGACGGTCGTCAACTATTCGGTGCAGGACACGTTCGGCAACAATGTCTTCACCTGGGCCGGAACCGAATGGTTCGAGGAACTGCTGTCGTCCAACCGCTTCTGGGAAGCGATGGTCCGCAACCTGATCTTTTCCTTCATCATCCTGGCGATCGAGGTGCCGCTCGGCATCTTCATCGCGCTCAACATGCCGAAGAAGGGTTGGGGCGTGCCGGTCTGCCTGGTGCTGATGTCACTGCCGCTGCTGATCCCGTGGAACGTCGTCGGCACCATCTGGCAGGTGTTTGGACGCAACGACATCGGCCTGCTGGGTTATTACCTCAACGCGATCGGCATCGACTACAATTACGTGCAGGATCCGTTCGATGCCTGGGTGACGATCATCGTCATGGACGTCTGGCACTGGACCAGCCTCGTCGTGCTGCTCTGCTACGCCGGGCTGGTCTCGATCCCCGATGCCTTCTACCAGGCGGCCAAGATCGACGGTGCCTCGCGTTGGGCGGTGTTTCGCTACATCCAGCTGCCGAAGATGCAGCGCGTGCTTTTGATCGCCGTGCTGCTGCGCTTCATGGATAGTTTCATGATCTACACCGAACCCTTCGTCGTCACCGGCGGCGGTCCGGGCAACTCGACGACATTCCTGTCGATCGACCTCGTCAAGACGGCGCTCGGCCAGTTCGACCTTGGCCCGGCTGCCGCCATGTCGCTGGTCTACTTCCTCATCATCCTGTTGTTGTCATGGGTGTTCTACACCGTGATGACCAATTACGACGCGGAGCGCTGA